The Terracoccus luteus genome includes a region encoding these proteins:
- a CDS encoding SRPBCC domain-containing protein translates to MSPTQPPTQPPTQAPPTATGRLTRRTGIPLLEFERTFRAPIDDVWDAVTEPERLERWIGTWTGDPATGRVTFRMTAEGDDVPDETIWVDVCKRPTRLVMRSMPPGEDAPWRWELTLAESDGVTTLTFAQEVTGAELALSVGPGWDYYLDRLVAAETGADVSAVDFADYEPALSEHYRRELRDGGLEV, encoded by the coding sequence ATGAGCCCCACCCAGCCCCCCACCCAGCCACCCACCCAGGCACCCCCGACGGCGACCGGACGGCTGACCCGGCGCACCGGCATCCCCCTGCTGGAGTTCGAGCGCACCTTCCGGGCACCGATCGACGACGTGTGGGACGCCGTCACCGAGCCCGAGCGGCTCGAGCGCTGGATCGGCACGTGGACCGGCGACCCCGCCACCGGCCGGGTGACCTTCCGCATGACCGCCGAGGGCGACGACGTGCCCGACGAGACGATCTGGGTCGACGTCTGCAAGCGCCCGACCCGGCTCGTCATGCGCTCGATGCCACCCGGTGAGGACGCGCCCTGGCGGTGGGAGCTGACCCTCGCCGAGTCCGACGGCGTGACCACCCTGACCTTCGCCCAGGAGGTCACCGGCGCCGAGCTCGCCCTCAGCGTGGGCCCGGGGTGGGACTACTACCTCGACCGGCTCGTCGCCGCCGAGACCGGTGCCGACGTGTCCGCGGTCGACTTCGCCGACTACGAGCCGGCCCTCAGCGAGCACTACCGGCGCGAGCTGCGCGACGGGGGCCTCGAGGTCTGA
- a CDS encoding SDR family NAD(P)-dependent oxidoreductase — protein sequence MDYTRLFRLDGRRAVVVGAGSGIGRECALALAAHGAEVVCADRDVAAAQTTVDLGGGARALQLDVLDADAVARAARDLDADGGVDVLVFTAATNVRKRLLDYSGEEFDRVVALNLRASFELVRAFGAGMAARGRGSIVGFSSIRAVSVEPGQGVYAATKAGLVQLLRAAAVELGPSGVRVNAVAPGVVDTPLTAQIRAVPEWSEAYASKSALGRWSHAHELAGAVVYLASDASSFVTGSQLFVDGGWTAIDGRYTPPS from the coding sequence ATCGACTACACCCGGCTGTTCCGCCTCGACGGGCGGCGGGCCGTCGTCGTCGGGGCCGGCAGCGGCATCGGCCGCGAGTGCGCCCTCGCCCTCGCCGCCCACGGCGCCGAGGTCGTGTGCGCCGACCGGGACGTGGCGGCGGCGCAGACGACCGTCGACCTCGGCGGGGGAGCGCGGGCGCTGCAGCTCGACGTGCTCGACGCGGATGCCGTCGCCCGCGCGGCCCGAGACCTCGACGCCGACGGCGGCGTCGACGTCCTCGTCTTCACCGCCGCGACCAACGTGCGCAAGCGGCTGCTCGACTACTCGGGTGAGGAGTTCGACCGCGTCGTCGCCCTCAACCTCCGGGCCTCGTTCGAGCTGGTGCGCGCCTTCGGGGCCGGCATGGCCGCGCGTGGCCGCGGCAGCATCGTCGGCTTCAGCTCCATCCGCGCCGTGAGCGTCGAGCCCGGGCAGGGCGTCTACGCCGCGACCAAGGCCGGCCTCGTCCAGCTGCTGCGCGCCGCCGCGGTCGAGCTGGGCCCCTCGGGGGTGCGCGTCAACGCCGTCGCCCCGGGCGTCGTCGACACGCCCCTGACCGCGCAGATCCGGGCCGTGCCCGAGTGGTCGGAGGCGTACGCGAGCAAGAGCGCCCTCGGTCGCTGGTCGCACGCCCACGAGCTGGCCGGCGCGGTCGTCTACCTCGCGTCCGACGCCTCGAGCTTCGTCACGGGCAGCCAGCTCTTCGTCGACGGCGGGTGGACCGCGATCGACGGTCGGTACACACCGCCCTCCTGA
- a CDS encoding YciI family protein yields the protein MKYLILKHYRGNPAPYGDAAPMDQWSPEEVDAHIGFMDDFAKRLEGTGEWVDGQALSPEGTFVRYDGPGRPPVTDGPFAETKDLIAGWMVVDVDSYDRALELAGELSAAPGRGGEPLYEWLEVRPFLDNPTTIDE from the coding sequence ATGAAGTACCTCATCCTCAAGCACTACCGCGGCAACCCGGCCCCCTACGGCGACGCGGCCCCGATGGACCAGTGGAGCCCCGAGGAGGTCGATGCCCACATCGGGTTCATGGATGACTTCGCCAAGCGGCTCGAGGGCACGGGCGAGTGGGTCGACGGCCAGGCGCTGTCGCCGGAGGGCACCTTCGTGCGCTACGACGGCCCGGGTCGCCCGCCGGTCACCGACGGGCCGTTCGCCGAGACGAAGGACCTCATCGCCGGCTGGATGGTCGTCGACGTCGACTCCTACGACCGCGCCCTCGAGCTGGCGGGCGAGCTGTCGGCGGCGCCCGGACGCGGCGGCGAGCCCCTCTACGAGTGGCTCGAGGTGCGCCCGTTCCTCGACAACCCGACGACCATCGACGAGTGA
- a CDS encoding ArsR/SmtB family transcription factor, which yields MFEAVADPVRRDLLRRLVDGPARVVDLAAAHDISRPAISRHLRVLTEAGLTTADDRGRERHYRLLPAGLEPVRRLLDELAADDGAASTDARAAQGSAPRPRFTEGHLDGLDLEVRRTGADRRHGRPTARRTTAAATTTTEETA from the coding sequence GTGTTCGAGGCCGTGGCCGACCCGGTGCGACGTGACCTGCTGCGTCGTCTGGTCGACGGTCCGGCTCGGGTCGTCGACCTCGCCGCCGCCCACGACATCAGCCGGCCGGCCATCAGCCGCCACCTCCGGGTGCTCACCGAGGCGGGGCTGACGACTGCCGACGACCGGGGTCGGGAGCGTCACTACCGGCTGCTCCCGGCGGGTCTGGAGCCCGTCCGTCGGCTGCTCGACGAGCTCGCCGCGGACGACGGCGCGGCGTCGACCGACGCCCGGGCCGCGCAGGGGTCGGCCCCCCGACCTCGCTTCACGGAGGGCCATCTCGACGGGCTCGACCTCGAGGTGCGTCGCACCGGGGCCGACCGTCGCCACGGCCGACCGACCGCCCGACGCACGACGGCGGCGGCGACGACGACGACAGAGGAGACCGCATGA